The sequence below is a genomic window from Desulfobacterales bacterium.
CTTGCGATGTGGGCGATTCGAACGGCTTCCTGCTCATTGCGCGCGCCTGACGTGTTGGGTAGTACGGTTACATAGCCGGGAATGAAATCGAGAATGTTTTCGGTTTCAGAGTTGAAATCAATGCGCCGCAAGGCCACGGTGATCATTTCGGAGCCGCTGGCTTCGAGCATTTTCGGAATCAGCGATTTGGCGGCGAACTTCCCGGTACCAGTCAGCAGTCTGTTCTTAAGGGTTTTGTTCCCGATTTTTAACAGGTCGTTTTCCATTCTATTCATTGATCAGCCGCCCCCGACAAAGCTTAGTACTTCCAGGTTATCGTTTTCTTCAAGCCAAACGGTATCCCAGTCATCTTTTTTTATAATGCGGTAATTGTGCTCCACGACCAAGCCTTTGCCGCTGAGCCCCTTGAGTTGAATAAACGCAAGAAGTGAGCAGGGCGTTATGTCTTCAGGGCTGCCGTTTACCGTCACCCTCATTCGGCGTCCTCCTGTAAAATAAAAAAGCCGTTCACCTGCAAAGGCGAACGGCTTTCAACTATTTTAAAGCATATCGGTGTTGAATTAAAATAATTTAAATAGCCGCTTCCCTTCGCCGGCATTACCCGGATCAGGTTCCAAGGGTTGAATTCTTATCAAAAATTCTTCTCAGCTTTCCAGCACCCCTAGCGTGTCTTGCTTCTTCCTATGAAGTCCTTCGGTGTTTGTCAATGATTGATTTTTTTTGCCATGAAAATTTCTTGACAATTGAAAATAAAATTAGGTAATGTCGCATTTGCTACACAAAACGTTGAGGGAGCGACATACTATCTCTGAAACAGCGGAAACAAAGGAACGCAGAATGCAGGAAGCCGTCATTGTCAGTGCCGTTCGAACGCCTATCGGCAGTTTTAATGGAAGTCTAAAAGCCATGGGTGCCACTGATTTGGGCGGGATTGTTATTGCTGAGGCCGTGAAGCGGGCGGGCATTGCAAAAGAGGTGGTCAATGAGGTGGTCATGGGGCAGGTTTTGCCGTGCGGCAGCGGGCAGAACCCGGCCAAGCAGGCAGCGGTCAAGGCCGGTATGCCGGATGCTGCCGAGTGCCTGACGGTGAATAAGGTATGCGGCTCAAGCCTTAAGGCCGTGATGCTGGCCGCTCAAGCCATTGCCGTGGGAGATGCGGACGTAGTGGTGGCCGGTGGCATGGAAAGCATGACCAATGCCCCGTATTATCTTGAGAAAGCTAGATTCGGTTATCGCATGGGCGCGGGTGCTCTTCAGGACCATATGATTCATGACGGGCTCTGGGATATTGTGAATGATTTTCACATGGGCATGAGCAATGAGTTGTGCTCGGAAAAATACAACATCTCGCGCGAGGATCAAGACCGCTTTGCCGAAGAATCCTACCGCCGGGCGGTGTTGGCGGTTGAGTCCGGCATATTTGACGAGGAAATCGTTTCGATTGAGATGGCCCGCCGAAAGGGTGAAATAAAACTGTTCAGCCGGGATGAATGCCCCAAGCCGACCAGTTATGATGCCCTGGCCGGAATGAAACCCGCCTTTAAATCAGGGGGTGTGGGTACGGCCGGAAATGCTTCGATCATCAGTGACGGCGCGGCAGCAGCTGTGGTGATGTCCCGGGCCAAGGCCGAAACGCTGGGGTGCCCCATTTTAGCCACGATCGGTGCGCAGGCATCGGCGGCGATTGAAATGAAATATGTACTGGTTGCGCCCATTTGGGCAATACCCAAATGCCTTGCAAAAGAGCGCATTCACAAAGACGATATCGATTTATACGAAATTAACGAAGCGTTCAGTGGCTCGAGCGTGGCGGTGCTTCGAGAGTTGGGCCTCGATCCGGCAAAGGTCAACGTCAACGGTGGTAGCGTTGCGCTGGGTCATCCCATTGGCGCCAGCGGGTGCCGGGTTCTGGTGAGCCTACTTCATGAAATGATTCGACGGAATAAACGCACCGGCCTTGCCTCTTTGTGTCTCGGGGGAGGGGAAGCGGTCGCGCTAATTATAAAAAGATGAAACCAAATAAATACGGGGACGGTTGAAAACAATGGATGTTAAAACATTTGGGGTAATTGGTGCCGGTCAGATGGGCAATGGGATTGCGCAGGTTGCGGCGATGAGCGGACTGGCCGTAATCATGAGCGATATCAAGCAGGAGTTTGTGGACAAAGGCATCGATACCATTGCCAAGAACCTTGGCCGCAGTGTTGCCAAGGGGAAGATGGCGGAAGCCGAAAAAAATGAAATCCTGGGACGAATCAAGCCAACCGTCGAATTGAAGGATATGGCGGACGCGGATTTCGTGGTGGAAGCCGCGACGGAAAACGAACCCGTCAAGTTTAAGATTTTCCGCGATCTAGAAGTGATTTGCGCGCCGCAGGTGATTCTCGCCTCCAACACCTCTTCGATACCCATTGGCCGGATTGCGGTTCAGACCCGTCGACCCGATAAGGTGATCGGCATGCATTTCATGAACCCTGTGCCGGTGATGAAACTGGTGGAAGTGATTCGCGGAATTGCCACGTCGGATGACACCTTTCAGACCACTTTGGATTTGGCGCTTAAATTCGGCAAAACACCGGCGTCGGCCAACGACTATCCCGGCTTTATCGCCAACCGGATTTTGCTGCCCATGATCAACGAGGCGATTTTTGCGCTTTATCACGGTGTGGGGACCAAGGAAGACATCGATACGGTGATGAAGCTGGGAATGAATCACCCCATGGGCCCGCTGGCATTGGCTGATTTGATCGGGCTTGATACTTGCCTGGCGATCATGGAAACTATCTACAACGGATTTAAGGATTCAAAATACCGGCCCTGTCCGCTGCTGGTGAAATATGTCGAAGCAGGATGGTTGGGACGCAAGACGGGAAGAGGGTTTTACGAATATAACGAATAAGCCGGTGCTGATTCGGCTTTTTTGAAAATAAGTCGTTTTTTTTAACAAGAGATCTCGTTTTTCTAAAAAAGTTGTGTTAAGGTCGCAATTCGCCTCATACGATGGGATGAATTACGGCCTTTTTTTATTTGGGCGAACCAAAGTGGATTGCCTTTTTTTTCAGATAGTTGTCTAATTACATGGCCATCGGTGGAAAGGCCCGCGATATAAAATGAGCGAACGCTCGGTTTGGTGGATATAGAAAGGAGTCAGGCAAGATGTCGTTTAAGCACAGCATTGATGGGTTACGATGCAAGGGCTGCGGCTTGTGTGTCGAGATATGCCCGAAACACGTTCTGGAATTATCCAAAAAGGTCAATATCAAGGGATATATGCCGGCCTATCAGGCGCGGCCCGAAGATTGTATCAAGTGTTCGGCTTGCTGCATCATGTGCCCGGATGTGGCCATTACCATTGAAGAAATAGAGGATGAGACTGCGGAATAACCGGAAGGAAACACTATTTATGGGCAAAGTATTGATGAAAGGAAACGAAGCGATCGCCGAGGCGGCCATTCAAGCGGGGTGTTTGAATTATTTTGCTTATCCGATCACCCCTCAATCCGAGGTGGCGGAATATCTTTCCAGGCGGCTGCCGGAAGTGGGGGGGCGCTTTTTGCAGGGAGAGAGTGAAGTGGCGGTGGGATATATGATTTTTGGCGCTTCCGCTGCCGGAGAAAGGGTGTTTACCACTTCCTCGAGCCCCGGCATCAGTTTGATGAGCGAGGCCATCAGTTATATTGCGTCGGCGCAGTTGCCGGCGGTGTTGGTCAATATTGTCCGGGGAGGTCCGGGGCTGGGTGGCATATTGCCTTCCCAGGCCGACTATTTTCAGGCAACCAAGGGCGGCGGACACGGGGACTATCGACTGATTGTCCTGGCGCCGGCGAGTGTTCAGGAAGCTGTTGACATGATGATGGTGGCTTTTCCATTGGCGGAAAAATACCGTAATCCCGTAATGCTGCTGGGTGACGGGCTGATCGGCCAGATGATGGAGCCGGTATCTTTCCCGGACGGTCCTGCCGTTGCGCCGAGCAACAAGGACGAATGGGCCACCAACGGCATGGAAACCCGAAATAGCGATAAACGAAACCTGGTCAGAACTCTTTTTCTTGAGGCAGAGGCGCTCAGTGCGCATAACGAGATGCTTCGGGATAAATATAAGCTGATTGAACAAAACGAGGTTCGGTATGAACTCTATAATATGGACGGGGATTATCGATTGCTGGTTGTGTCTTTCGGTACCATGAGCCGGGTTTGCCGGACAGCCATTGATATTCTCAAAGAGGCCGGAATTGAAGTCGGCATGCTACGTCCGAAGAGTTTGTGGCCGTTTCCAGTTCAGGCCATTCGTGAGGCTGCAAGCAAGAAAAGTTGTGTGGGGGTTGCCAGTATTGAGATGAATATGGGTCAGATGATCGAAGACGTGGATCGTAGTGTGCAGGGCCGGTGCCCGGTCAAATGGTTCGGCAAGGCAGGGGGGGATATCCCTACGCCCGAGCATGTGGTGGATTTTCTGAAGGGAATGCTCGATTAAGGCGCATTTCGGTCTCCACCGAAGGGAATAGATAAAATAAGGAGCATGATAAGATGGGCAAAGCATTTCATAGACCGCAAACCCTCACGGAAACCCCTACCCACTATTGCCCGGGCTGTACCCATGGCATAACGAACCGGCTGGTGGCGGAAGTTATCGATGAGCTGGGGATTCGAAAACGCACGGTAGGAGTTGCACCCGTGGGGTGTGCGGTATTGATGTATAATTATCTGAATTGTGATTTTCAGGAAGCGGCCCACGGCAGGGCGCCGGCCATGGCCACGGGGATCAAACGGGTGCGACCGGATTTGATGGTGTTTACCTACCAGGGCGATGGGGATTTGGCCAGTATCGGGTTGAGCGAAATTATTCATGCCGCCAACCGGGGGGAGAAATTCACCACCATTTTTATTAATAACGCCGTGTATGGCATGACCGGCGGTCAGATGGCCCCCACGAGCCTGCCCAACCAGAAAACCACCACGTCGCCATTGGGGCGCGATACTCGGGATATCGGAATGCCGCTGCGAGTGTCCGAACTGCTCGCCACCCTGCAAACACCAAGCTATATAACGCGCCAGGCTGTTTTGCGACCCAAGTACATCGTTAAGGCGAAAAAGGCCATTAAAAAGGCCTTTACCTATCAGATGGAGAATCGTTGTTTCAGCCTGGTGGAAGTTATCAGCACCTGCCCCACCAACTGGGGCCTAACACCGGTGAAAGCGCTTGCGTGGGCCGAGGAAAATTTACTGCCCTACTATCCCTTGGGTGAATTCAAAATGCCGGAATAACAGGAGGACAAACGTATGCAACAAGAAGTGATGTTCGCCGGATTCGGCGGTCAGGGGATATTGCTTATCGGCAAAATTCTGGCATCTGCTGCCATGGAGAGCGGTTATCAGGTGGCCTGGGTCCCTTCTTACGGTCCCGAGATGAGAGGAGGAACCGCCTATTGCACCGTGGTGATCAGCGACGGGGTGATCGGGTCTCCGGTCATCAAAAACCCGAGCCATTTGATCGCTATGAACCGGCCGAGTCTGGAAAAATTCATTCACACGGTCAAGCCGGGCGGCGTGGTCTTGATTAACAGCTCGATTATCGATATTGGTGCGGGCAGGGCGGATGTGGATGAGTTAAAGGTGCCCACCAATGAGATTGCAGCGGCTGCCGGCAGTCCTCAGGCCGCTAATATCGTCGCATTGGGTGCCTTTGTCGCCAGAAGTAAGATTATTGAGTTTGAAGCCATAAAAAAGGCGGTCAAAAAAGAGTTTTCGAAAAAGGTCAAATTGATTCCGATGAATATGGATGCATTGGAACGCGGCCGCGAGGTTGCATTGCAGGGGAAATAACGCGTTTATTGCGTTGTATAAAAAGGCAAGGCTAACCCGGCTGTCACCCTGGCGGCCGGACCGGGCGTATGGGAGAATCGTTATGAGTGTGCAACTGACCAAAGAGCAACTCATGATTCAGTCGATGGTTCGGGAGTTTTCCAGAAAAGTTATCGCTCAAACCGCTGCGGAGCGGGATCAAACCAAAGCCTTTCCGGCAGAAAATATTAGGCAGATGGCTGAGTTGGGGCTGATGGGAATGATGGTGCCCGCAGCATATAACGGCGAGGGCGCCGATACCGTCAGTTATGTGCTGGCCCTGTCCGAGATTGCCTATTCCTGTGCTTCCACGGCGGTTATCATGTCGGTTCATAATTCCATTG
It includes:
- a CDS encoding 2-oxoacid:acceptor oxidoreductase family protein encodes the protein MQQEVMFAGFGGQGILLIGKILASAAMESGYQVAWVPSYGPEMRGGTAYCTVVISDGVIGSPVIKNPSHLIAMNRPSLEKFIHTVKPGGVVLINSSIIDIGAGRADVDELKVPTNEIAAAAGSPQAANIVALGAFVARSKIIEFEAIKKAVKKEFSKKVKLIPMNMDALERGREVALQGK
- the vorB gene encoding 3-methyl-2-oxobutanoate dehydrogenase subunit VorB, which produces MGKVLMKGNEAIAEAAIQAGCLNYFAYPITPQSEVAEYLSRRLPEVGGRFLQGESEVAVGYMIFGASAAGERVFTTSSSPGISLMSEAISYIASAQLPAVLVNIVRGGPGLGGILPSQADYFQATKGGGHGDYRLIVLAPASVQEAVDMMMVAFPLAEKYRNPVMLLGDGLIGQMMEPVSFPDGPAVAPSNKDEWATNGMETRNSDKRNLVRTLFLEAEALSAHNEMLRDKYKLIEQNEVRYELYNMDGDYRLLVVSFGTMSRVCRTAIDILKEAGIEVGMLRPKSLWPFPVQAIREAASKKSCVGVASIEMNMGQMIEDVDRSVQGRCPVKWFGKAGGDIPTPEHVVDFLKGMLD
- a CDS encoding ferredoxin family protein, which translates into the protein MSFKHSIDGLRCKGCGLCVEICPKHVLELSKKVNIKGYMPAYQARPEDCIKCSACCIMCPDVAITIEEIEDETAE
- a CDS encoding 3-hydroxybutyryl-CoA dehydrogenase gives rise to the protein MDVKTFGVIGAGQMGNGIAQVAAMSGLAVIMSDIKQEFVDKGIDTIAKNLGRSVAKGKMAEAEKNEILGRIKPTVELKDMADADFVVEAATENEPVKFKIFRDLEVICAPQVILASNTSSIPIGRIAVQTRRPDKVIGMHFMNPVPVMKLVEVIRGIATSDDTFQTTLDLALKFGKTPASANDYPGFIANRILLPMINEAIFALYHGVGTKEDIDTVMKLGMNHPMGPLALADLIGLDTCLAIMETIYNGFKDSKYRPCPLLVKYVEAGWLGRKTGRGFYEYNE
- a CDS encoding acetyl-CoA C-acetyltransferase, producing the protein MQEAVIVSAVRTPIGSFNGSLKAMGATDLGGIVIAEAVKRAGIAKEVVNEVVMGQVLPCGSGQNPAKQAAVKAGMPDAAECLTVNKVCGSSLKAVMLAAQAIAVGDADVVVAGGMESMTNAPYYLEKARFGYRMGAGALQDHMIHDGLWDIVNDFHMGMSNELCSEKYNISREDQDRFAEESYRRAVLAVESGIFDEEIVSIEMARRKGEIKLFSRDECPKPTSYDALAGMKPAFKSGGVGTAGNASIISDGAAAAVVMSRAKAETLGCPILATIGAQASAAIEMKYVLVAPIWAIPKCLAKERIHKDDIDLYEINEAFSGSSVAVLRELGLDPAKVNVNGGSVALGHPIGASGCRVLVSLLHEMIRRNKRTGLASLCLGGGEAVALIIKR
- a CDS encoding thiamine pyrophosphate-dependent enzyme, encoding MGKAFHRPQTLTETPTHYCPGCTHGITNRLVAEVIDELGIRKRTVGVAPVGCAVLMYNYLNCDFQEAAHGRAPAMATGIKRVRPDLMVFTYQGDGDLASIGLSEIIHAANRGEKFTTIFINNAVYGMTGGQMAPTSLPNQKTTTSPLGRDTRDIGMPLRVSELLATLQTPSYITRQAVLRPKYIVKAKKAIKKAFTYQMENRCFSLVEVISTCPTNWGLTPVKALAWAEENLLPYYPLGEFKMPE
- the thiS gene encoding sulfur carrier protein ThiS, translating into MRVTVNGSPEDITPCSLLAFIQLKGLSGKGLVVEHNYRIIKKDDWDTVWLEENDNLEVLSFVGGG